In a genomic window of Zerene cesonia ecotype Mississippi chromosome Z, Zerene_cesonia_1.1, whole genome shotgun sequence:
- the LOC119835425 gene encoding TGF-beta receptor type-1 isoform X2 produces the protein MFLFKNVIMDTLHWRKWFLFLVIALSRRLDLVNGLKCYCNIESSSCPNSTCETDGFCYASTTIDNGVQKYTYHCIELKALIPIEHPFSCSTTRTRNESVVIECCKSHDMCNRELRLEIQSKPPATSSSATAWQVVPWIMGLMVLGVCAAISIWLIKRPGRKGHSLPPYAPEDSLCETRHPMIKTTIRDMIELTTSGSGSGLPLLVQRSIARQIQLMDIIGKGRFGEVWRGRWRGENVAVKIFSSREECSWFREAEIYQTVMLRHENILGFIAADNKDNGTWTQLWLITDYHENGSLFDFLTTRTIDSNTLVTMALSIATGLAHLHMDIVGTKGKPAIAHRDLKSKNILVKSNLTCVIGDLGLAVRHNVASDSVDVPSTNRVGTKRYMAPEVLDESMDSRQFDPYKRSDVYSFGLVLWEMARRCGSMPDEYQPPYYDCVPPDPALEDMRRVVCTEKRRPNVPNRWHSDPVLSAISKVMKECWYQNPAARLTALRIKKTLANIGTADQIKL, from the exons atgtttctaTTCAAGAATGTGATTATGGACACTTTACATTGGAGGAAATGGTTTCTTTTTCTAGTCATAGCCTTAAGTCGCAGGCTAGATTTGGTTAATG GCTTGAAGTGTTACTGCAATATCGAAAGTTCTAGCTGCCCTAACTCAACATGTGAAACTGATGGTTTTTGCTATGCTTCAACTACAATCGACAATGGGGtgcaaaaatatacttaccA TTGTATCGAGCTGAAAGCTTTGATACCCATCGAGCACCCCTTCAGTTGCTCCACTACAAGAACTCGAAACGAATCAGTGGTGATAGAGTGTTGTAAGTCACATGACATGTGCAATCGAGAACTGCGTCTGGAGATACAGTCGAAGCCGCCAG CCACGAGCTCATCAGCGACGGCATGGCAAGTAGTGCCTTGGATTATGGGTTTGATGGTGCTGGGAGTGTGCGCAGCAATCAGTATATGGCTGATCAAGAGGCCTGGCCGTAAGGGCCATTCGTTACCCCCATATGCACCGGAAGACTCGCTTTGTGAAACCCGCCACCCAATGATCAAGACGACAATTCGTGACATGATCGAACTTACCACCTCTGGATCGGGATCTG GATTGCCACTGTTAGTTCAACGTTCCATTGCAAGGCAGATTCAGCTGATGGATATCATTGGTAAAGGCCGTTTCGGCGAGGTGTGGCGTGGTCGTTGGCGCGGGGAGAATGTCGCCGTCAAAATATTCTCCTCTCGCGAGGAATGCTCTTGGTTCCGCGAAGCAGAGATTTATCAAACGGTCATGTTGCGCCATGAGAACATACTTGGATTCATCGCTGCTGACAACAAAG ATAACGGTACCTGGACACAACTGTGGCTGATCACTGACTACCATGAGAATGGATCTCTCTTCGACTTCTTGACCACTCGGACCATTGACTCCAATACGCTCGTCACTATGGCATTGTCTATTGCTACCGGTTTGGCTCATTTGCACATGGACATCGTTGGCACCAAAG GTAAACCAGCGATCGCCCATCGCGATCTGAAGTCAAAGAATATCCTCGTGAAGAGCAATTTGACCTGCGTCATCGGCGACTTGGGTTTGGCCGTGCGACACAATGTGGCGAGTGATTCCGTTGATGTGCCTTCTACCAACCGTGTCGGAACCAAGCGCTATATGGCGCCCGAG GTGTTGGACGAGAGCATGGACTCGAGGCAATTTGATCCCTACAAGCGTTCGGATGTCTACTCGTTTGGGCTGGTGTTGTGGGAGATGGCGCGCAGGTGTGGGAGCATGCCCGACGAGTACCAGCCTCCGTACTATGACTGCGTGCCTCCGGACCCCGCATTGGAGGACATGAGGCGGGTTGTGTGCACTGAGAAGAGACGACCCAACGTACCCAATCGATGGCACTCGGATCCG GTGCTGTCGGCTATATCGAAAGTGATGAAAGAGTGCTGGTATCAGAACCCGGCCGCTCGGCTCACGGCGCTGCGAATAAAGAAGACGCTCGCTAACATCGGCACTGCGGATcagataaaattgtaa
- the LOC119835425 gene encoding TGF-beta receptor type-1 isoform X1, with the protein MFLFKNVIMDTLHWRKWFLFLVIALSRRLDLVNGLKCYCNIESSSCPNSTCETDGFCYASTTIDNGVQKYTYHCIELKALIPIEHPFSCSTTRTRNESVVIECCKSHDMCNRELRLEIQSKPPGRSHVEATSSSATAWQVVPWIMGLMVLGVCAAISIWLIKRPGRKGHSLPPYAPEDSLCETRHPMIKTTIRDMIELTTSGSGSGLPLLVQRSIARQIQLMDIIGKGRFGEVWRGRWRGENVAVKIFSSREECSWFREAEIYQTVMLRHENILGFIAADNKDNGTWTQLWLITDYHENGSLFDFLTTRTIDSNTLVTMALSIATGLAHLHMDIVGTKGKPAIAHRDLKSKNILVKSNLTCVIGDLGLAVRHNVASDSVDVPSTNRVGTKRYMAPEVLDESMDSRQFDPYKRSDVYSFGLVLWEMARRCGSMPDEYQPPYYDCVPPDPALEDMRRVVCTEKRRPNVPNRWHSDPVLSAISKVMKECWYQNPAARLTALRIKKTLANIGTADQIKL; encoded by the exons atgtttctaTTCAAGAATGTGATTATGGACACTTTACATTGGAGGAAATGGTTTCTTTTTCTAGTCATAGCCTTAAGTCGCAGGCTAGATTTGGTTAATG GCTTGAAGTGTTACTGCAATATCGAAAGTTCTAGCTGCCCTAACTCAACATGTGAAACTGATGGTTTTTGCTATGCTTCAACTACAATCGACAATGGGGtgcaaaaatatacttaccA TTGTATCGAGCTGAAAGCTTTGATACCCATCGAGCACCCCTTCAGTTGCTCCACTACAAGAACTCGAAACGAATCAGTGGTGATAGAGTGTTGTAAGTCACATGACATGTGCAATCGAGAACTGCGTCTGGAGATACAGTCGAAGCCGCCAGGTAGGAGCCACGTGGAAG CCACGAGCTCATCAGCGACGGCATGGCAAGTAGTGCCTTGGATTATGGGTTTGATGGTGCTGGGAGTGTGCGCAGCAATCAGTATATGGCTGATCAAGAGGCCTGGCCGTAAGGGCCATTCGTTACCCCCATATGCACCGGAAGACTCGCTTTGTGAAACCCGCCACCCAATGATCAAGACGACAATTCGTGACATGATCGAACTTACCACCTCTGGATCGGGATCTG GATTGCCACTGTTAGTTCAACGTTCCATTGCAAGGCAGATTCAGCTGATGGATATCATTGGTAAAGGCCGTTTCGGCGAGGTGTGGCGTGGTCGTTGGCGCGGGGAGAATGTCGCCGTCAAAATATTCTCCTCTCGCGAGGAATGCTCTTGGTTCCGCGAAGCAGAGATTTATCAAACGGTCATGTTGCGCCATGAGAACATACTTGGATTCATCGCTGCTGACAACAAAG ATAACGGTACCTGGACACAACTGTGGCTGATCACTGACTACCATGAGAATGGATCTCTCTTCGACTTCTTGACCACTCGGACCATTGACTCCAATACGCTCGTCACTATGGCATTGTCTATTGCTACCGGTTTGGCTCATTTGCACATGGACATCGTTGGCACCAAAG GTAAACCAGCGATCGCCCATCGCGATCTGAAGTCAAAGAATATCCTCGTGAAGAGCAATTTGACCTGCGTCATCGGCGACTTGGGTTTGGCCGTGCGACACAATGTGGCGAGTGATTCCGTTGATGTGCCTTCTACCAACCGTGTCGGAACCAAGCGCTATATGGCGCCCGAG GTGTTGGACGAGAGCATGGACTCGAGGCAATTTGATCCCTACAAGCGTTCGGATGTCTACTCGTTTGGGCTGGTGTTGTGGGAGATGGCGCGCAGGTGTGGGAGCATGCCCGACGAGTACCAGCCTCCGTACTATGACTGCGTGCCTCCGGACCCCGCATTGGAGGACATGAGGCGGGTTGTGTGCACTGAGAAGAGACGACCCAACGTACCCAATCGATGGCACTCGGATCCG GTGCTGTCGGCTATATCGAAAGTGATGAAAGAGTGCTGGTATCAGAACCCGGCCGCTCGGCTCACGGCGCTGCGAATAAAGAAGACGCTCGCTAACATCGGCACTGCGGATcagataaaattgtaa
- the LOC119835662 gene encoding 1-phosphatidylinositol 4,5-bisphosphate phosphodiesterase gamma-1 isoform X1 — protein MNSVCYNGGNDRLIHEADQLISYIERGSTVFKFFPRKRPERRTLLVRRETHQVIWCRNGSTQRHAYEGALDIREIKEVRVGKLSKDFERWPEEAKRLESSKCFTIYYGTEFKLRSASFAAQTDKEVEAWIKGIRFLIEEAVNASYPLQIERWLRKEFYAIENTHEKITLKEVKAFLPKINCKISTSKLRDIFQEVDTNKKGEIGFDDFSILYHKLIFDENNVHDIFDKYSLYCANGTTITLHEFQRFLIKEQHDRLGEDEASTSQFIRDYLRDPQRDIYEPYFTLNEFIEMLFSKQNTIWDSRHDYVTQDMTRPLAHYWISSSHNTYLTGDQFSSESSIEAYVRCLRSGCRCIELDCWDGPDGTPFIYHGHTLTTKIRFMDVLRTIKEHAFVTSDYPLILSIEDNCSLPQQRRMANAFQDVFGDMLIVQPCEKNETCLPSPHDLRKKIILKHKKLPEGAEENSFAVRQEEGKDLDLRNTIKNGILLLEDPVDKEWNPHAFVLTENKLYYTEHYSTQGETDIDSDGEQEGDTTSIPPDELHFGECWFHGKLAGNRQEAEDLLRSHSHLGDGTFLVRESVTFVGDYCLSFWRQGKVNHCRIKLKQERGVTKYYLIDTVCFDSLYSLITHYRQHPLRSQEFLITLKEPVPQPNKHEGKEWYHPYCTRAQAEELLRKANTDGAFIVRPSEKEQGSYAISFRSEREIKHCRIKQEGRLYTIGTVKFESLVELISYYEKHPLYKKVRLWFPISEDIVRRLITEPDDSSVYGTPGYMDPTSFTSKVTVKALYDYRARQDDELSFCKHAIITNVDKPDEGWWRGDYGGKRHHWFPANYVQEIEVPHMPSIACLENESAALGSLQKGVVDVLGAVVELVVGEESGSARWIVRIQSPSMCAPFDMAAPTRENALEWLSAIKEAAHSASARSLQHRKMERTWRIAKEMSDLIVYCRSVAFNQDRIRTKGFIFNEMSSFPETKAERLMCQQETAFFMKYHAVQMSRIYPKGQRIDSSNYNPISFWNAGSQMVALNYQTPDKPMQINMGKFKENGGCGYILKPEFMFDEHYNPYDKKSIEHKLKPITVRLRVIGARHLCKMGRGTASPFVEVEIIGAEYDSGVKLVTKTVADNGINPIWNDICEFEVENPDLALIRFLVQDEDVFGDPNFIGQAVYPLKCLRTGYRSVILTNGYSEELELSSLLIHISLSNP, from the exons ATGAATTCTGTTTGTTACAACGGGGGCAATGATAGACTTATCCATGAAGCAGATCAACTTATTTCTTACATAGAGCGTGGATCAAcagtctttaaattttttcctcGGAAACGTCCCGAGCGTCGCACTTTATTAGTGCGTCGCGAAACTCATCAAGTTATTTGGTGTAGAAATGGATCAACTCAAAGACATGCTTACGAAGGAGCTTTAGATATTCGAGAAATCAAAGAAGTGAGAGTAGGTAAATTATCTAAGGATTTTGAAAGATGGCCTGAGGAAGCCAAAAGGCTAGAAAGTTCCAAATGCTTTACCATTTATTATGGTACCGAGTTTAAATTGCGGTCAGCATCATTTGcag CCCAGACCGACAAAGAAGTTGAAGCTTGGATCAAAGGCATAAGGTTCCTTATAGAGGAGGCGGTGAATGCATCTTATCCATTACAAATTGAGAGGTGGTTGAGGAAAGAATTTTATGCAATAGAAAACACTCATGAAAA GATTACGTTGAAAGAAGTAAAGGCATTTTTgccaaaaattaattgtaaaatatcgaCAAGTAAACTTAGGGATATATTTCAAGAAGTGGATACCAATAAGAAAGGGGAAATTGGATTTGatgatttttctattctctaccacaaattaatatttgatgaGAAT AATGTGCATGATATTTTTGACaagtattcattatattgtgcTAATGGCACAACAATAACTCTCCACGAATTCCAAAGATTTCTGATTAAGGAGCAGCACGATAGGTTGGGTGAAGATGAAGCATCAACCTCTCAGTTTATAAGAGATTATCTGCGTGATCCTCAAAGGGATATATATGAACCGTATTTCACACTTAACGAA TTCATTGAAATGCTGTTCtccaaacaaaacacaatatgGGACAGTAGACATGATTATGTAACTCAGGACATGACAAGACCTTTAGCTCATTATTGGATTTCGTCCTCACATAATAC CTATCTAACAGGTGATCAGTTTTCGAGTGAATCATCTATAGAAGCTTATGTGCGTTGTCTAAGGTCGGGTTGTCGGTGCATTGAGCTCGATTGCTGGGACGGCCCAGATGGAACACCATTCATTTATCACGGCCATACTTTAACAACTAAAATTCGATTCATGGACGTATTGCGCACAATAAAAGAGCACGCGTTCGTTACTTCCGACTACCCGCTTATACTGTCAATAGAAGATAACTGCTCCTTACCGCAACAGAGAAGAATGGCTAACGCGTTTCAAGATGTCTTTGGAGACATGCTGATCGTTCAGCCGTGTGAAAAAAATGAGACGTGCCTGCCGTCGCCACACGATTTGCGTAAGAAAATCATATTGAAGCATAAGAAGCTACCAGAAGGCGCTGAAGAAAATTCGTTTGCGGTTCGCCAAGAGGAAGGGAAAGACCTGGATCTAAggaatacaattaaaaatgggATTCTGCTATTGGAGGATCCCGTTGATAAAGAGTGGAATCCACACGCGTTCGTGTTGACTGAGAATAAGCTATATTATACAGAACACTATAGCACGCAAGGAGAGACGGATATAGATAGTGACGGTGAACAAGAGGGGGATACCACGAGTATACCTCCTGATGAATTGCATTTTGGAGAATGCTGGTTCCACGGGAAGTTGGCTGGCAATAGGCAAGAAGCAGAGGATCTCCTGAGATCTCACTCCCACTTGGGTGATGGAACATTCCTTGTAAGGGAAAGCGTTACCTTCGTAGGTGACTATTGTCTATCGTTTTGGCGTCAAGGAAAAGTCAACCACTGCCGTATAAAATTGAAGCAGGAGAGGGGTGTgacgaaatattatttgattgataCAGTGTGCTTTGACAGCTTATATAGCTTGATCACGCATTATCGACAGCATCCATTGCGCAGCCAG gAGTTTTTAATCACGTTAAAAGAGCCTGTACCACAGCCGAACAAACATGAGGGCAAGGAGTGGTATCACCCATACTGTACTCGCGCTCAAGCGGAAGAATTGTTGAGGAAGGCCAATACGGATGGGGCATTTATAGTGCGACCTAGCGAGAAGGAACAGGGATCTTATGCTATTAGCTTCAG ATCTGAAAGGGAAATAAAGCACTgtaggataaaacaggaagGTAGATTGTATACTATAGGCACAGTTAAGTTCGAAAGCCTTGTTGAGCTTATATCGTATTACGAGAAACATCCCCTATATAAGAAAGTCAGATTGTGGTTCCCAATCAGTGAAGACATCGTGAGAAGATTAATTACG GAACCTGATGATAGCTCTGTTTACGGTACTCCAGGCTATATGGACCCGACATCGTTCACATCAaag GTAACGGTGAAAGCTCTATACGACTATAGAGCGAGACAGGACGACGAATTGTCGTTCTGCAAGCACGCAATTATCACGAACGTGGACAAACCGGACGAGGGCTGGTGGCGGGGGGACTACGGCGGGAAGAGACACCACTGGTTCCCCGCCAATTATGTGCAAGAGATAGAGGTGCCGCACATGCCCAGTATT gCATGTCTAGAAAACGAATCAGCAGCATTGGGCTCATTGCAGAAAGGTGTGGTCGATGTTTTGGGAGCGGTAGTGGAGTTAGTGGTGGGTGAGGAAAGTGGCTCGGCTCGTTGGATCGTTCGCATACAAAGCCCATCCATGTGCGCTCCCTTCGATATGGCTGCCCCAACCAGAGAGAATGCTTTAGAATGGCTCTCAGCCATCAAAGAAGCGGCCCATAGCGCTAGCGCAAGATCCCTCCAGCACAGAAAAATGGAGCGCACGTGGCGCATCGCCAAAGAAATGTCCGATCTCATTGTCTATTGCCGTTCTGTCGCATTCAACCAGGACAGAATACGCACGAAGGGATTCATCTTCAATGAGATGTCTTCCTTCCCAGAGACGAAAGCCGAACGGCTCATGTGCCAACAAGAAACAGCATTCTTCATGAAATATCACGCTGTCCAAATGAGCCGCATCTACCCCAAGGGACAAAGGATCGACTCCTCGAATTACAATCCGATATCCTTCTGGAACGCCGGCTCGCAAATGGTTGCGCTCAACTATCAGACTCCAGACAAACCGATGCAGATCAATATGGGGAAGTTTAAAGAAAACGGTGGATGcggttatattttaaagcccGAATTCATGTTCGACGAACATTATAACCCATATGATAAGAAGAGTATCGAGCACAAATTGAAACCAATAACAGTGCGACTGCGTGTGATAGGAGCGAGGCATCTGTGCAAGATGGGTCGAGGCACAGCCAGTCCTTTCGTCGAAGTGGAGATCATTGGTGCAGAATATGATAGCGGCGTTAAACTCGTCACGAAGACTGTTG CTGACAATGGAATAAATCCAATATGGAACGACATATGCGAGTTCGAGGTTGAGAACCCAGATTTAGCGTTGATAAGGTTCTTGGTTCAGGACGAAGATGTGTTTGGTGATCCGAATTTCATTGGCCAAGCCGTATATCCGTTAAAGTGTCTCCGTACCGGCTATCGCAGCGTTATCCTTACAAATGGCTATTCAGAAGAGCTGGAGTTATCATCGCTTCTAATTCATATATCACTCTCCAACCCTTAG
- the LOC119835662 gene encoding 1-phosphatidylinositol 4,5-bisphosphate phosphodiesterase gamma-1 isoform X2, with protein sequence MNSVCYNGGNDRLIHEADQLISYIERGSTVFKFFPRKRPERRTLLVRRETHQVIWCRNGSTQRHAYEGALDIREIKEVRVGKLSKDFERWPEEAKRLESSKCFTIYYGTEFKLRSASFAAQTDKEVEAWIKGIRFLIEEAVNASYPLQIERWLRKEFYAIENTHEKITLKEVKAFLPKINCKISTSKLRDIFQEVDTNKKGEIGFDDFSILYHKLIFDENNVHDIFDKYSLYCANGTTITLHEFQRFLIKEQHDRLGEDEASTSQFIRDYLRDPQRDIYEPYFTLNEFIEMLFSKQNTIWDSRHDYVTQDMTRPLAHYWISSSHNTYLTGDQFSSESSIEAYVRCLRSGCRCIELDCWDGPDGTPFIYHGHTLTTKIRFMDVLRTIKEHAFVTSDYPLILSIEDNCSLPQQRRMANAFQDVFGDMLIVQPCEKNETCLPSPHDLRKKIILKHKKLPEGAEENSFAVRQEEGKDLDLRNTIKNGILLLEDPVDKEWNPHAFVLTENKLYYTEHYSTQGETDIDSDGEQEGDTTSIPPDELHFGECWFHGKLAGNRQEAEDLLRSHSHLGDGTFLVRESVTFVGDYCLSFWRQGKVNHCRIKLKQERGVTKYYLIDTVCFDSLYSLITHYRQHPLRSQEFLITLKEPVPQPNKHEGKEWYHPYCTRAQAEELLRKANTDGAFIVRPSEKEQGSYAISFRSEREIKHCRIKQEGRLYTIGTVKFESLVELISYYEKHPLYKKVRLWFPISEDIVRRLITEPDDSSVYGTPGYMDPTSFTSKVTVKALYDYRARQDDELSFCKHAIITNVDKPDEGWWRGDYGGKRHHWFPANYVQEIEVPHMPSIKGVVDVLGAVVELVVGEESGSARWIVRIQSPSMCAPFDMAAPTRENALEWLSAIKEAAHSASARSLQHRKMERTWRIAKEMSDLIVYCRSVAFNQDRIRTKGFIFNEMSSFPETKAERLMCQQETAFFMKYHAVQMSRIYPKGQRIDSSNYNPISFWNAGSQMVALNYQTPDKPMQINMGKFKENGGCGYILKPEFMFDEHYNPYDKKSIEHKLKPITVRLRVIGARHLCKMGRGTASPFVEVEIIGAEYDSGVKLVTKTVADNGINPIWNDICEFEVENPDLALIRFLVQDEDVFGDPNFIGQAVYPLKCLRTGYRSVILTNGYSEELELSSLLIHISLSNP encoded by the exons ATGAATTCTGTTTGTTACAACGGGGGCAATGATAGACTTATCCATGAAGCAGATCAACTTATTTCTTACATAGAGCGTGGATCAAcagtctttaaattttttcctcGGAAACGTCCCGAGCGTCGCACTTTATTAGTGCGTCGCGAAACTCATCAAGTTATTTGGTGTAGAAATGGATCAACTCAAAGACATGCTTACGAAGGAGCTTTAGATATTCGAGAAATCAAAGAAGTGAGAGTAGGTAAATTATCTAAGGATTTTGAAAGATGGCCTGAGGAAGCCAAAAGGCTAGAAAGTTCCAAATGCTTTACCATTTATTATGGTACCGAGTTTAAATTGCGGTCAGCATCATTTGcag CCCAGACCGACAAAGAAGTTGAAGCTTGGATCAAAGGCATAAGGTTCCTTATAGAGGAGGCGGTGAATGCATCTTATCCATTACAAATTGAGAGGTGGTTGAGGAAAGAATTTTATGCAATAGAAAACACTCATGAAAA GATTACGTTGAAAGAAGTAAAGGCATTTTTgccaaaaattaattgtaaaatatcgaCAAGTAAACTTAGGGATATATTTCAAGAAGTGGATACCAATAAGAAAGGGGAAATTGGATTTGatgatttttctattctctaccacaaattaatatttgatgaGAAT AATGTGCATGATATTTTTGACaagtattcattatattgtgcTAATGGCACAACAATAACTCTCCACGAATTCCAAAGATTTCTGATTAAGGAGCAGCACGATAGGTTGGGTGAAGATGAAGCATCAACCTCTCAGTTTATAAGAGATTATCTGCGTGATCCTCAAAGGGATATATATGAACCGTATTTCACACTTAACGAA TTCATTGAAATGCTGTTCtccaaacaaaacacaatatgGGACAGTAGACATGATTATGTAACTCAGGACATGACAAGACCTTTAGCTCATTATTGGATTTCGTCCTCACATAATAC CTATCTAACAGGTGATCAGTTTTCGAGTGAATCATCTATAGAAGCTTATGTGCGTTGTCTAAGGTCGGGTTGTCGGTGCATTGAGCTCGATTGCTGGGACGGCCCAGATGGAACACCATTCATTTATCACGGCCATACTTTAACAACTAAAATTCGATTCATGGACGTATTGCGCACAATAAAAGAGCACGCGTTCGTTACTTCCGACTACCCGCTTATACTGTCAATAGAAGATAACTGCTCCTTACCGCAACAGAGAAGAATGGCTAACGCGTTTCAAGATGTCTTTGGAGACATGCTGATCGTTCAGCCGTGTGAAAAAAATGAGACGTGCCTGCCGTCGCCACACGATTTGCGTAAGAAAATCATATTGAAGCATAAGAAGCTACCAGAAGGCGCTGAAGAAAATTCGTTTGCGGTTCGCCAAGAGGAAGGGAAAGACCTGGATCTAAggaatacaattaaaaatgggATTCTGCTATTGGAGGATCCCGTTGATAAAGAGTGGAATCCACACGCGTTCGTGTTGACTGAGAATAAGCTATATTATACAGAACACTATAGCACGCAAGGAGAGACGGATATAGATAGTGACGGTGAACAAGAGGGGGATACCACGAGTATACCTCCTGATGAATTGCATTTTGGAGAATGCTGGTTCCACGGGAAGTTGGCTGGCAATAGGCAAGAAGCAGAGGATCTCCTGAGATCTCACTCCCACTTGGGTGATGGAACATTCCTTGTAAGGGAAAGCGTTACCTTCGTAGGTGACTATTGTCTATCGTTTTGGCGTCAAGGAAAAGTCAACCACTGCCGTATAAAATTGAAGCAGGAGAGGGGTGTgacgaaatattatttgattgataCAGTGTGCTTTGACAGCTTATATAGCTTGATCACGCATTATCGACAGCATCCATTGCGCAGCCAG gAGTTTTTAATCACGTTAAAAGAGCCTGTACCACAGCCGAACAAACATGAGGGCAAGGAGTGGTATCACCCATACTGTACTCGCGCTCAAGCGGAAGAATTGTTGAGGAAGGCCAATACGGATGGGGCATTTATAGTGCGACCTAGCGAGAAGGAACAGGGATCTTATGCTATTAGCTTCAG ATCTGAAAGGGAAATAAAGCACTgtaggataaaacaggaagGTAGATTGTATACTATAGGCACAGTTAAGTTCGAAAGCCTTGTTGAGCTTATATCGTATTACGAGAAACATCCCCTATATAAGAAAGTCAGATTGTGGTTCCCAATCAGTGAAGACATCGTGAGAAGATTAATTACG GAACCTGATGATAGCTCTGTTTACGGTACTCCAGGCTATATGGACCCGACATCGTTCACATCAaag GTAACGGTGAAAGCTCTATACGACTATAGAGCGAGACAGGACGACGAATTGTCGTTCTGCAAGCACGCAATTATCACGAACGTGGACAAACCGGACGAGGGCTGGTGGCGGGGGGACTACGGCGGGAAGAGACACCACTGGTTCCCCGCCAATTATGTGCAAGAGATAGAGGTGCCGCACATGCCCAGTATT AAAGGTGTGGTCGATGTTTTGGGAGCGGTAGTGGAGTTAGTGGTGGGTGAGGAAAGTGGCTCGGCTCGTTGGATCGTTCGCATACAAAGCCCATCCATGTGCGCTCCCTTCGATATGGCTGCCCCAACCAGAGAGAATGCTTTAGAATGGCTCTCAGCCATCAAAGAAGCGGCCCATAGCGCTAGCGCAAGATCCCTCCAGCACAGAAAAATGGAGCGCACGTGGCGCATCGCCAAAGAAATGTCCGATCTCATTGTCTATTGCCGTTCTGTCGCATTCAACCAGGACAGAATACGCACGAAGGGATTCATCTTCAATGAGATGTCTTCCTTCCCAGAGACGAAAGCCGAACGGCTCATGTGCCAACAAGAAACAGCATTCTTCATGAAATATCACGCTGTCCAAATGAGCCGCATCTACCCCAAGGGACAAAGGATCGACTCCTCGAATTACAATCCGATATCCTTCTGGAACGCCGGCTCGCAAATGGTTGCGCTCAACTATCAGACTCCAGACAAACCGATGCAGATCAATATGGGGAAGTTTAAAGAAAACGGTGGATGcggttatattttaaagcccGAATTCATGTTCGACGAACATTATAACCCATATGATAAGAAGAGTATCGAGCACAAATTGAAACCAATAACAGTGCGACTGCGTGTGATAGGAGCGAGGCATCTGTGCAAGATGGGTCGAGGCACAGCCAGTCCTTTCGTCGAAGTGGAGATCATTGGTGCAGAATATGATAGCGGCGTTAAACTCGTCACGAAGACTGTTG CTGACAATGGAATAAATCCAATATGGAACGACATATGCGAGTTCGAGGTTGAGAACCCAGATTTAGCGTTGATAAGGTTCTTGGTTCAGGACGAAGATGTGTTTGGTGATCCGAATTTCATTGGCCAAGCCGTATATCCGTTAAAGTGTCTCCGTACCGGCTATCGCAGCGTTATCCTTACAAATGGCTATTCAGAAGAGCTGGAGTTATCATCGCTTCTAATTCATATATCACTCTCCAACCCTTAG